A genomic window from Megalobrama amblycephala isolate DHTTF-2021 linkage group LG2, ASM1881202v1, whole genome shotgun sequence includes:
- the LOC125262678 gene encoding LOW QUALITY PROTEIN: putative leucine-rich repeat-containing protein DDB_G0290503 (The sequence of the model RefSeq protein was modified relative to this genomic sequence to represent the inferred CDS: deleted 1 base in 1 codon): MSRTTDPAGHWKDLETWLSVVTDSLLPKAAETLKHQTQDQLDDNIASLMKQDPSQSYSHKELAKITGSLSHTLIATLKLSDRQAAHRQQELTHAQRRIEQLELGAQERREGPDEVEQGAKEEINRLKETLAATTQEMERGRADYADLSDKLQYAEQLLEKAKADFRDKNSRIKALETHLNESRNEVSRLTTTA, encoded by the exons ATGTCTCGCACAACAGACCCTGCTGGACACTGGAAGGATCTGGAGACCTGGCTAAGTGTTGTAACAGACAGCCTCCTACCTAAGGCCGCTGAAACACTAAAGCATCAGACACAGGACCAGCTGGATGACAACATAGCAAGCCTCATGAAACAGGACCCAAGCCAGAGCTACAGTCACAAAGAACTAGCCAAGATCACCGGCTCCTTAAGCCACACACTCATCGCCACCCTCAAACTGAGCGACAGGCAAGCCGCCCATCGCCAGCAGGAGCTGACACATGCACAACGACGCATCGAACAGCTGGAGCTGGGGGCTCAGGAACGACGAGAAGGGCCTGATGAAGTGGAACAAGGCGCC AAAGAGGAGATCAACAGGCTAAAAGAGACCCTAGCAGCTACTACGCAAGAAATGGAACGAGGCAGAGCAGACTACGCTGACCTCTCCGACAAGCTACAGTACGCAGAACAGCTACTGGAAAAAGCAAAGGCTGACTTCAGAGACAAGAACAGCCGAATTAAAGCTCTCGAAACTCACCTGAATGAGTCAAGAAATGAGGTCAGCCGCCTAACAACAACAGCTTGA